The genomic window TAAAAGTTAATTTTTTGGAAATACTATGAAATACATTATCAATCATTCAAATGACACTGCCTTTAATATTGCATTGGAAGAATATGCCTTTAAACACCTTTTGGACGAGGATCAAATTTTCCTGCTTTGGATTAACAAACCATCTATCATTGTAGGACGTCACCAAAATACCATTGAAGAGATCAACAGAGACTACGTTCGTGAACACGGAATTGAAGTAGTACGTCGTATCAGTGGTGGTGGAGCAGTTTACCATGATTTGAACAACCTCAACTATACTATCATTTCAAAAGAAGATGAAAACAAGGCTTTTGACTTCAAGAGCTTCTCTACTCCAGTTATCAATACTTTATCTGAACTTGGTGTTAAAGCTGAATTTACAGGCCGTAACGACTTAGAAATCGACGGTAAGAAATTCTGTGGAAATGCACAAGCCTATATCAATGGCCGTATCATGCACCATGGTTGTCTTCTCTTTGACGTGGATTTGTCAGTCCTAGCTAACGCACTTAAGGTTTCTAAAGATAAGTTCGAATCAAAAGGTGTTAAATCAGTTCGTGCACGAGTAACCAATATCGTAGATGAACTGCCTGAAAAAATCACTGTAGAAGAATTCCGTGACCTACTTTTGGAATACATGAAAAAAGAATACCCTGAAATGACAGAGTATGTCTTCTCAGATGAGGAATTGGCTGAAATCAATCGTATCAAGGAAACCAAGTTCGGTACCTGGGATTGGAATTATGGGAAATCACCTGAATACAATGTCCGTCGTGGAACTAAATTCCCAAGCGGTAAGGTTGAAATCTTCGCTAACGTCATTGAATCAAAAATCCAAGACATCAAGATATACGGTGACTTCTTCGGTATCGAAGATGTTGCAGCAGTAGAAGATGTCCTTCGTGGTGTCAAATACGAACGTGAAGATGTCCTCAAAGCCCTTCAAACCATTAACCTAGGTCGTTATTTCGCAGGAATCACTGCAGAAGAAATTGCTGAGGCAGTTGTAGAATAAAATCAAAAGAGATCCATGTAATATGGATTTCTTTTTTGTTTAAACTTGATATTAAAATTTGATGGGGGTATAATATAGTGGAAATTTAAAATAAAAGAGGCCTAACATCAATGATAAAGATTCCAATTGAAAATCTCGGACTATTTGAACAGTTAGATCGTACTGTGGTAGCTTTTTTTAAAAACCAAGAATCTACAAATCCTTACGATTTGAATATTAGTATCACACAAGAACATTTCGATAAGAAAAGACAAGAGTTAGAACCATTAGGTTTGCAAGCTGTCCAAATCCCACTGGGAATGGCTTTAGACAATGTTATTCAGCAAGCACATTTTAAAGCCCTAATTATTGGTGGTCTTGCTCCTGAGGAAATCATCGTTAGCAAAGATGAGTTAATGCCAATGAAAGATATTGTTGATAGTTTTTGTATTATGTACGCTGCAGCTAATAACCGCCTTGAAAATAGTAAAGCTTATGAATTAATGAAAGATAAAACGGTCTACTTTATTGGAAAACTGCTTACTGACATTCCTCAAAAAGGTGATGAAATTGCTTATATGGGCATTGATCGTACAGCTAGTGACGGTACGCCATATGAAGCTGTTAAATGTTTTTTAACGAAAGAAAGTGCTGAGAAGTACAATGAAGAAAAAAGACCCGTAACCTCTGCGAATCTGGCTTATCTAAAGTCATTTTTGGGAAAGCCAGTTATAATTGAGCCACACAGAAATTATTGGATTGAATTTTTATAGAATAATAAAAGAGCGATAGATTTTTATTATCTATCGCTCTATTTTAAACATTACATAAATTATATTATGTATCATTATAAACTATCCAAGGCATTTTTCTGCTCATCATTAACGATATGGGTATACAAGTCGGTAACTTGTGTGCTAGCATGTCCTAGCTGGTGACTGACCAGAACCTGTGATTTGGTCGCATCATAGAGACGAGTTGCTAGTGTATGACGCAGTTTATGGGGTGTTACGCGTACTTTGAAGTCTTCTGAATACTTGGCTACCATCTTTTCGACACTAGAAGCGTCAATACGGTTTGGAACACCTCTATATAATGTTAGAAAGAGAGCTGTATCAGTCTTTTCTGTCTTATAACGTTTGTCTCGAATAGCGAGATATTGCTCCAGATAAGGCTTAGCAAAGGCAGCAACATTGACCGAGTCTCGTTTTCCACCTTTTCGAGTAACATCAATCACCATCATTTTGAGATTGAGATCTCGAAGGTCAAGGTTAACGGCTTCAGAGAGACGGACGCCAGAGGCGAGAAGAAGGGCTATAATCGCTAAATCTCGCTCTTTATTCTTATTAAAGGAGGATAGGGCACGATTTGAGAGAGTTTTGGGGTATTCCTCATCGATATAATTCAAAAAACCCTCTGTTTCATCGCCTAAAAAAAGCTTTTGCTTGATATTTTCGGCTCGAGCAGCCAAAGTTTCTTTCTTTTTCTTGGTAGCAACTTTCTTCATAACATTGCGATAGAAATAAGGTTCCCCTTGTTCATTTTCAACTTCCTCAGTCAAGTACTTATAAAGACTAGAAAGCGCTGATAAAGTACGGTTGATGGTTGTTTGGGAGACACCATTCTTTGTCGTATTAGCATTAAGCAAAGGACGTTCACGTAAGTAAAGAATAAAAGATTCCATGTCTTTCTTTGTCATATTCTCAAGTACATCTAAAGGTATATTTGCCATGGTGTCAGCATTCGATATACCAGATTCTAAAACCCAGCTGAAAAATCGATCGTATTCCTTTAAATATTCGTACAAGGTCGTAAAACTGTAGGGAACAGCCAATTTTGATTGATAGTATTCCAGAACATACCAGGGCATGACTTGTTTAAGTTTATCAATACGTTCTAACAAAATCTCACGTTTCATTTTTTCTCCAAATCTTTCTATACTAGTAGTATAGCATAGCTAGATATATTTTTCAAGAAAATTATAGTTTTTCGGAAAGATGTTATAGGGGATATATGCAATATCTAAATCTTTGCTAGTATAACCAAAAATTTTTTTAGAGCTAATTATTCTTAATTATGTACTTTATTTAAGTGAACACTGAAAATTTTGACTACTCTCAATTCAGACGAAAATGTACTTTATTTAAGTGAACACTGAAAATTTTGACTACTCTCAATTCAGACGAAAATGTACTTTATTTAAGTGAAAACTAAAAATTTTTAAAATGTACATTTTGACAACAAAAAACACTCTATAATCAATTTAATGAACTTTAGAGCGTTTTTACTTTGTTTTATTTTAGTATTCTCTAGTATATCTTTAATCTAACAAAATGCTCCTGTTTTCTTCTTAAACCTTTGCAAATTGGGCAACTTATTAATGAGCGCTTTTTATACTTAATTTTTTCATTAATTTTAAGTTTGTATCGATGATTTGAGTTTTCTTTACATATCCACCATACATTAGTATTACTTAATTCAGTTATTTCAGTTGGATTTGCTATTAGGAGGTTATTTAAATAATCCCACTCATGCATTAGAGTTTGTTGTGTCGTTGCTAAGTCGTTAAATCCGTTTAAAACTTTTTGATTCGTGCACAAGTATGTAAATATTGTAAAACAATTTCAAAATGTGGTAGACTAGATATGAATTTTGATGAACGATAATTAGGTCAGAGAAAAGGTTACAGATGGAAAGATTAGTTTTTATTGGGTTGCTAGTGTTCTTGGCAGTTGTGTTTATTGGAATATTGTTTTGGCTGCGTTTTAGAATGAAGAACACCTTTGAGAACGGTGTTCCAGTGTACGATGCCCCAGCAAATAATCAGACTAGGACGAGTAAGCTAAGCGTAGGAGAGTATGCAGTGCACATAGTTTTAATACTAATTAGCGCTGTAATTGCCTTTAAGGTCATGGGCATGTTCCGTCATGGGGCGGCGCCAATTGGTGCTGCTATAATCACGCCTTCTATAATGGCGCTTTTCAATGCACGAAAGAGAACCGGGAAATCTTGGATAGGTATCGTTGCAGTTCTTATGATATTCGTGTTTTTGATGTTTGTATATATAATTATAGGTCTACCTGATAACGCACCTCCACTTAAAATTGACAGAACTGAAATTCATCTTACAGAGACTAAGATTTCGGATTTGATAGACCAGGGGTTTGAAATCTATGTGTCAAATGGTAGACATGATTATCCTAATTATAATGAGCTTTTGACATCGGGAAGCTATTATAAATACCAAGGTTCCGGTGTAACAGTGCCAAGCGGATTTAAGTCATATGACTCTGCAGTCACACGATCGACTTATCTTCTTGTAAAGAAGAATGTAGTAGTTGGCTGCATAGGTGTTTACGGGCATAAAAAGAGGTATGAGGAACTGAAGGACTGTGTAGTTACGCAGGTTTGCTTCGATTCTGAATGCACAGCTGCTGCTAAAGAATATGGAATCTCATATAATATAGATGGTATAGATTTGCTAGAGAAGCTTGATGAAAATAAGTTTAAGGAAGTATTTGGTAAAAAAATATGGCTGACTCCAAGCAATCCGAGAGGTGAATATTTGGGACATTACGGTGTGCAGTGGGGAGCAGGTAACAATGAATTCTTTTGGAATCATTATTTTATGAATTTAGACCTTGATTCGAATAATAATATAGTTAATTTTAGTTTTAAAGTTCATATTGCAGGTGAACGAGAGAATAATTAGCAAGGATAGTTAGATAAAATGAAAAAGAAAAAAATACTGAGCAAGACAAAGTATGCTATTTATCTTCTAGTGGTCCACCTTATATGCATACTTTTCACTATAAGCAAAATAATGATACCTTCATGGGGGCACTGGTTAGAGACGACACGCTTTCTTTGGACAAGCTTTCCTACCTATGTATGCGTGTTAATAGCCGTTTTCCCAATGATATGCTTTTGGCCATATTTGATTAGTGCAGATTTTAAGCCGGGTACAGCAAATACCTTGCTTGCGACTTTTGGTCTAATAGTAGGTAACGTGACTCTGATTTTGATATATACGACTATTTTGCACAAGGTATTATAGGTATAAAAAAATCCCTTTATAGGGATTTTTTGATTGCTTCAACTAGCTCGTCATATTCTTCAAATGCTGGAACCTCTGGGTGATCCTTCTTGATTGATTCGATGCTTCTAAACAAGAATCCTTGTGGGTGTCTCCTTGAAAGAAGTCGGTTTAATCGACGGTCAAGGCAGTTGATGACTTACTAGAAAATTGTTCTCAACCCTATGTTTTAGCTGATTTAGCTTATCTTAGCTATGAACTCAGAGAACAGTTGAAACAGAAAGGTTACCATCTTTGGACGCCTTTACGTCAAAATATGGCAAGAGCTAAACAACATAATCATTGGAAACTAATGGCTATGAGACGGATTATTGAAACTCGATTTTCAGAACTTTGTGCTTTTTTTGATGTCGAACAAACACTAGCTAGAGGCTTTACAGGATTGCAGTTGAGAATGGAGCAAATTGTACTGACTTATAATCTGAGATACTTTGAGATTAACTAGCACCACGAGTAAAAATCTATATCTTACTATCAATAAGTCCTTAAATGAGTAGCCAAAAATGTACAATTGAACCACTACTTCTTCTGCACCTATTAGAGTAAAAATGTACAAATCAATTCCTTAAATCAGATGATGTTATGAACTAGAAAATATACAAAATAACACTTCAAAATAATGTACAAAATAAAAATAAAGTACACTCCTTAAAGAATGTACTTTATGCTTCTAATTCAGTTGTATCAATAGTTTAGCTCACGTTAAGCCAATTGTACATAAACTTTTAGTTTTGCTAGTGTATAGTTTGTAACCAAAATTTTTTAGTTTTTCTTTTAATTAATTTATTATGATTAAAATTTTTTATACTTTTTGCTAAATGCTCCTCCGTCGATCTTCAACTCTAGTAAATGTAATTCAAGTAAAATTTGATTCTTATTATCATAAAAACCAAATCATATTTGATTTGGTTTTGGAGTTTTATATTTCATTTTATTAAGATGAAAGTTTACTAATACAATCAGTTACGACTATACTCTTCTTTTTTATTCATTACCATATAGCACGAAACTAAGATGACGAAGATTTTTATCAAGTAAGTTTCGTATTGATTAGTATCTATGGTTAGTTGAGACAAGACATTAATAATTGAATGAGTCATTACACAAATCCAGAGATTGTTTGTTTTAATATATAGTGCTGATAGTATGAAAGAATTTGTCAGTAATCCAATTAAAAACGGCGTCAATTGTAATATTGCCAGAGAACCATCTATGTAAAAGTACAACAGATGCCAAATAGCCCAACTAAAAAAGGTTAAGATTGTTGAGAGGAAATACGGCAAATTTTCTTGTAAAATTGGTTGAAATACATATCGCCATCCAATCTCTTCTATTCCTCCAAATAAAATAAATTTGAAGAACATCAAAAAAGGGAGATACCAGTTAAATTCTAACATTTTCCCACCAAACAATATGAAAGAAAAATCAAATATAATTAGGAAGAAAGATAATAAATAGTGTTTATAACTAGTATGAATGTTAAAAAAATCTTTTAAAATCTTCTTAAAATGAATATGAAAATATCGATTAGCAACAATTATTCCCCAAAGAGCTGAAGAAATTCCACCTAGAATGATTCCTGAAATAGTTAATACATTAGACTGAACAGAATAACGATTCAATAGAAAGAAAACTAGACAAACTGATACTAATTGGATAAATGTTCCTAGCAAATATACCAAAATTGCCTTATTTTTTTTCATAGAGAAACCTTTCAAAATATATTATAACTTTTCGTAATAAAAATTATGTAAATCAACACTTCTATAAAAGCAAATCTTTTACTTTTCCAATTTCACTTTTTGGAATCACGAGATGAATCATATCACCTAGATACATCCTTGTGGATCCATTAACTGTTTTACTTTTACCGTTATGTACTTGGGTTGTGATGAGGACATTATGAGGTAAATTGAGTTCATGTACCTGCTTACCAGCTATCTTATCAGAAACCGGGATTTCTATCAGTGTAACTTCTCCATCATCAGTTGCTGATTCAGGTAGCATTTTTTCTAGCATGGCTTCGTAAACAGGTGCTCCTTTGAGCATATCCATGACAATATAGGCAACTAGGGTCACCATGCCTAAAGGCATGAGATTTCGGATGTCACCAACCATTTCAGTCACAAGTATCATAGCTGTCAAAGGTGCTTTTGAGATAGCCCCAAAATAACCGCTCATTCCAAGAATTACAAATATAGGAAATTGCTGTTGGGTAACAAGGCCAAGATTGACACAAATAACGCCTACTAGGGCACCAAGTAAGGATCCTAAAGCTAAAATCGGTAAGAAAATACCACCTGGCAGTCCACTTCCGTAACTGATCATGCTCCAGATAAAGCGAATGATAAAGTAAATTAAGAGAATTTGAAAACTATAATCTTGTTCTGTTAAGGATAAGACAACCTGATTGCCCCCACCAAGTATTTGTGGTAGAAATATTCCTACTGGAATGATTAGGATAAAAGCAAAAATTGGATGATAAGCTTTATTAATGTGAACCTTTTGGCCAATCCAATCATAGACTTTTCCGACATTCAGAACGGCTTTTTCATAAAGGAAACCTGAGAGTCCAAGAAAAATCCCCATAACAAGATAAATCCAATATTGACTCAAACTCATGAGAGGGATGTCATCCGGCATATCCAAAACAGGTGTTAAGCCAAAGATGAGAAGGGAAACGAAGTTTGCTACTAGACTAGCAGCCAAGGTAGAAACCCAGAAGAATCGTGAAAAATGGTGATACACTTCTTCTACTACAAATAATAACCCCGCAATCGGTGCATTAAAGGCTGCAGCAAGACCAGCCGCAGCTCCGCTAGCAATCAAAGAACGCTCCTCAACAGGGCTAGACTTGAGCCATTTGGCAATTCCTTTTCCTCCAGCGGCACCTAGCTGAATACTGGGACCTTCACGCCCTAACATGAGTCCACTAGCAATTGCTAAAATACCAAGAATATATTTCTTCCAGAGGACACTCCACCAGTTGAGAGACATGAGACCTTTTAACTCGGCTTCAACTTGAGGAATACCAGAACCTTTGATATCTTTTTCTGAACGTGTTAATTTGGCACTAAGTAAGCAAATGAGGATATAAAACAATAAAATAATCAATAGATTCCGTATCAGATTCACTTGGTCTTGATAAAATCCTTGAACGATATGAAAGCCTTTTTCGATCAAAAATCGAAATGATCCGACAATAATTCCTACGACTAATCCGACAATAATACCTCGCCCTACTTGAGCTAAGATCGTACTGGACGCGAAGGCAAATTCTTTCTTGGAACTAAGTATTTCCGATTGTTCCTCCATAATTCTCTCCTTTAATTATCTTTTACTAGTTTCTGAAACGATCGTTTTAATCGGTTCAAAACTGGTGCGATGAATAGGTGTGACACCGTGCTTTTCAATTCCTACGAGATGCTTAGCAGTTCCATAGCCAGCATTTTGAGCAAAATCATAGCCTGGAAATTCTTCGTCATAGTTAGCCATGATCTTATCTCTGGTAACTTTAGCTATAATCGATGCTGCTGCAATAGATAAGGAATTCGCATCTCCTTTGATGATGGATGTCTGAGAAATCGGCAAGTCCAACTTCATAGCATCAATCAAGAGGTGCTCTGGTTGAGGTTCAAGTTGAGAGATAGCTTCCTTCATGGCTAGTTTCGTCGCTTCGTAGATATTGACTTGATCAATGACTTGATTGTCCATAATTCCAATACCGATTGCTAGTGCATTGTCCTTAACGGCCTGAAAAATCTCTTCATGTTTTTTCTTGGGAATCTTTTTACTGTCATTCAAGCCTTTAATTTTACAATTTTGAGGTAAAATCACTGCAGCAGCCACCACTGGACCAGCTAGCGGACCACGTCCAACCTCATCTACACCTGCAATTAGAGATATCCCTTTACTATATAGATCTTTTTCATAGCGAAGCATGGCTTCTAAGCGAAGATTTTCATCAATTTCTGCTTGAAGGGCTTTTTTCCGCTTTTCAATTTCTTTTTGGACACCTGAACGAGAATCTTTTTCAAATTCCTTAAACAAAGGACTTTCAAGATCAGTTATCTTTGCTAATTCTTCTTTGATTTCTTTAATCGTTGCCATTAAGATCATCCAATGTATCTAAGGTATAGTTACCAAGTTTTCCATCACGAACTTCTTTGACAAAGAGGTTGTAAAAACGGTCGTAATCATCACGAAAACCAAGGATACGCGTCATATCCATAATAATTTCAGGAGCTTCATCGTCCAGATTCATTTGTTTGAAACGTTCTTGAAGCTTTTCAGGATAATGCGTTTTAAAGTAATTGAGACCGAAAATCGTTACCTCATCCATTGGAAGTAACTGATCCTTGATTGCTCCCGTAAGCGCAAGTTTGAGTGCTACGGTTTCATCTTCAAATTTTGGCCATAGAATCCCTGGAGTATCCAAGATTTCCAAATCTTTATTTGTTTTGAGCCATTGTTGGCCTTTTGTCACACCAGGTTTATTACCAACTACAGCAATTTTCTTACCTGCCAAACGGTTCATCAGCGTTGATTTACCAGCGTTTGGAATCCCGATAATCATGGTGCGTAAGGTTTCAATTTGAATCCCACGTTCCTTTTGACGAGCTATCTTATCTGCCATAAGTTTCTTGGCGGCATCCGTTACGACTTTTACAGTAATTTGTTCTTTAGAATTAATGGCCAGTGTTTGAATGCCTTGTGATTCAAAATGTTGACGCCATTCTTTTGTTAATACTGGATCTGCAAGGTCTGCCTTGTTCAAAATTAATAGTCTTGGCTTATCTCCGATGATTTTAGTCAGCATCGGATTTTGACTAGACAAGGGCAAACGTGCATCAACTAAAACCGTCACAAAATCAACAAATTTTAAATTTTCCTGAACTTGACGACGCGCCTTAGACATATGTCCAGGAAACCATTGAATAGTTGCCATTTTATTTCCTTTTCTTCATACAAACTTATTCTATAAAACAAAGATGATTACTGACTATTTTACCATATTTTGGCTATTTTTGCAGTTGAATGATATCTCAATAAAAGGGAAATCCCCCTTTACCAAGAGGAAAAGAGGGATAAAATTCTTATTGATGAACAGCTTGAGCTGCTGTGATTAGAGTTAGTTTATAAACATCGTCAGAGTTACATCCGCGAGAAAGGTCATTTACAGGTTTGTTAAGTCCTTGCAATACAGGTCCAACTGCAGCAAATCCGCCAAGACGCTCTGCCATCTTGTAACCAATGTTACCAGCTTCAATACCTGGGAAGATAAAGACATTAGCTTGTCCAGCTACATTACTTCCTGGTGCTTTAAGAGCTGCAGTTTCTGGAACGAAGGCAGCATCAAATTGCAATTCCCCATCAATTTCAAGGTCTGGACGAAGCTCATGAGCGATTTTTGTTGCTTCAACAACCTTATCAACACTTTCACCAAAACCTGAACCTTTAGTTGAATAGCTAAGCATAGCAATTTTAGGTTCGATACCAAACATCTTAGCTGTGATAGCTGAGTTAATCGCAATTTCAGCTAGAGCATCAGCATCTGGGTTGATGTTGATAGCACAGTCACCGAAAAGGTATCGTTCTGTTCCACGAACCATAAGGAAGGCACCTGATGTACGGCTAACATTTGGACGAGTCTTGATAATTTGAAGAGCTGGACGAACTGTTGAAGCTGTAGAGTGAATAGCACCTGAAACCATACCATCAACCAAGCCCATATAAACTAACATAACACCAAAATAGTTTACATCGTTGCTGAGCACTTCTCTCGCTTCTTCTTCAGTCATTTTTCCTTTACGACGTTCAACGAGTGAAGCGACCATATCTTCAAATTGTGGGTAATGTTCTGGATCGATGACTTCGTAACCTTCTGTAATTCCTTCGATTTCGAGATAGATTTTAATCTTGTCAGGGTTTCCTAGAAGAACTGGGATAACTTCTGTTTCTTTAACCAAACGCTTCGTTGCTTGTAGGATACGTGGTTCTTCACCTTCAGGTAGAACGATGCGAGCATTTTTACCAACTAGGTTGGCTTTCAAACTTTCAAAAACTTCCATGAGTTTTGACTCCTTTTAAGATAAATTATTATTTGATAACTGTGTAATAAGTGTTTCGAAATCATCCGGCAGCGGGCATTCTAGCACTAACTGTTCTTCTAAGAATGGATGATAGAACGATAAGTAATGACAATGAAGCGCTTGACGCTCTATGCCGTGGTCTAAACTTCCACCATAAAGGTCATCTCCGAGCAATGGAAATCCAATATGAGAGAAATGAACCCGAATCTGGTGAGTTCTCCCAGTATGGAGACGAATATCAACTAAGTGAATATTCCCATAAGATGCCACGATTTGATAGGACGTATGGGCATATTTCCCACCCTTTGCTACTCGTCGAGTGATGATAGAATCTTCATCTCGGGCTATCGGAGCGATGATTTCTTCCTGAGGTTCCAGATGACCATCTCCCTTGACTAGGGCGTAATACCGCTTTTCAATAGCCTTTCTTTGCAATTGCTTGTCTAACCTAGCATGCGCATAGCCGTGTTTAGCAAAAAGCATCAAACCTGATGTATCTCTATCAAGCCTCGTCACAATGTGGACCTGCTGATTCTCATAGTTTTGTTTTACATAATAACCTTTGATAAAGTTGGCAATGGTATTGGAATGATTGACACTAGGGATTGAAGCGACTCCAGAGGGTTTGTTAATAATCAAGAAATGATCATCTTCGAATAGAATATCTAGAGGATAATCAATTGCTTCAAGTGTCTCGAATCCTTCCTCTGGCGGAATATCAATGACGACCTCATCTCCGATATCTAAGAGATAGGTTGCATTCTGCGGATGCCCGTTGACTCGAATATCACCACCTCGAAACTTAATCTTGGCAAGTAACCCTTTTGAAACTTCATGTTTTTTCAGAAAGGTTTTGACCTTGACATGTTCGTCGGCAATAAACTGAAACCTCATTCGTCCACCTCGCCAATAAAGGCATCTTTAACACGATTCCAAAAACTGGTGTGGCTTGGTGTGGCTACAAAATGAATCTTGTGGTGATCAATCTGATACTCTATTTTCTCAATATTTCGGAAAGAATAGATACTATTATCGATTGAGATTGTGTGATAGTCATTTCGAGTTGGTATCAATTCAATCTTGTCTTTTTTAGGAACAATAATTGATGAACCAAGTGTTCGGTAGATTCGATTGTTCAAACTGGCGATTTCAGCTAATTGAAGGGCTTCTATGGTAGGATGCAGTACTGCTCCACCAAGTGATTTATTATAAGCTGTACTTCCAGTCGGCGTTGAAACTGTTAGGCCGTCACCACGGAAACGTTCGAAGGGAACATGGTTAATAATGACATCAGCAACCATAGTTCGATCCGCTCGACGAATGCTAGCTTCGTTTAGTGCTCGGAAAGACTTGACTTCACCGTTTTCAAGAAAGATTTTAACACTTAGGAGTGGATAAGAAACTTGAGCTCCATTATCCAACTGTAAATT from Streptococcus sp. oral taxon 061 includes these protein-coding regions:
- a CDS encoding lipoate--protein ligase, encoding MKYIINHSNDTAFNIALEEYAFKHLLDEDQIFLLWINKPSIIVGRHQNTIEEINRDYVREHGIEVVRRISGGGAVYHDLNNLNYTIISKEDENKAFDFKSFSTPVINTLSELGVKAEFTGRNDLEIDGKKFCGNAQAYINGRIMHHGCLLFDVDLSVLANALKVSKDKFESKGVKSVRARVTNIVDELPEKITVEEFRDLLLEYMKKEYPEMTEYVFSDEELAEINRIKETKFGTWDWNYGKSPEYNVRRGTKFPSGKVEIFANVIESKIQDIKIYGDFFGIEDVAAVEDVLRGVKYEREDVLKALQTINLGRYFAGITAEEIAEAVVE
- the xerS gene encoding tyrosine recombinase XerS codes for the protein MKREILLERIDKLKQVMPWYVLEYYQSKLAVPYSFTTLYEYLKEYDRFFSWVLESGISNADTMANIPLDVLENMTKKDMESFILYLRERPLLNANTTKNGVSQTTINRTLSALSSLYKYLTEEVENEQGEPYFYRNVMKKVATKKKKETLAARAENIKQKLFLGDETEGFLNYIDEEYPKTLSNRALSSFNKNKERDLAIIALLLASGVRLSEAVNLDLRDLNLKMMVIDVTRKGGKRDSVNVAAFAKPYLEQYLAIRDKRYKTEKTDTALFLTLYRGVPNRIDASSVEKMVAKYSEDFKVRVTPHKLRHTLATRLYDATKSQVLVSHQLGHASTQVTDLYTHIVNDEQKNALDSL
- a CDS encoding zinc-ribbon domain-containing protein; its protein translation is MHEWDYLNNLLIANPTEITELSNTNVWWICKENSNHRYKLKINEKIKYKKRSLISCPICKGLRRKQEHFVRLKIY
- a CDS encoding CPBP family intramembrane glutamic endopeptidase is translated as MKKNKAILVYLLGTFIQLVSVCLVFFLLNRYSVQSNVLTISGIILGGISSALWGIIVANRYFHIHFKKILKDFFNIHTSYKHYLLSFFLIIFDFSFILFGGKMLEFNWYLPFLMFFKFILFGGIEEIGWRYVFQPILQENLPYFLSTILTFFSWAIWHLLYFYIDGSLAILQLTPFLIGLLTNSFILSALYIKTNNLWICVMTHSIINVLSQLTIDTNQYETYLIKIFVILVSCYMVMNKKEEYSRN
- a CDS encoding ClC family H(+)/Cl(-) exchange transporter, whose protein sequence is MEEQSEILSSKKEFAFASSTILAQVGRGIIVGLVVGIIVGSFRFLIEKGFHIVQGFYQDQVNLIRNLLIILLFYILICLLSAKLTRSEKDIKGSGIPQVEAELKGLMSLNWWSVLWKKYILGILAIASGLMLGREGPSIQLGAAGGKGIAKWLKSSPVEERSLIASGAAAGLAAAFNAPIAGLLFVVEEVYHHFSRFFWVSTLAASLVANFVSLLIFGLTPVLDMPDDIPLMSLSQYWIYLVMGIFLGLSGFLYEKAVLNVGKVYDWIGQKVHINKAYHPIFAFILIIPVGIFLPQILGGGNQVVLSLTEQDYSFQILLIYFIIRFIWSMISYGSGLPGGIFLPILALGSLLGALVGVICVNLGLVTQQQFPIFVILGMSGYFGAISKAPLTAMILVTEMVGDIRNLMPLGMVTLVAYIVMDMLKGAPVYEAMLEKMLPESATDDGEVTLIEIPVSDKIAGKQVHELNLPHNVLITTQVHNGKSKTVNGSTRMYLGDMIHLVIPKSEIGKVKDLLL
- a CDS encoding ribonuclease HII, with translation MATIKEIKEELAKITDLESPLFKEFEKDSRSGVQKEIEKRKKALQAEIDENLRLEAMLRYEKDLYSKGISLIAGVDEVGRGPLAGPVVAAAVILPQNCKIKGLNDSKKIPKKKHEEIFQAVKDNALAIGIGIMDNQVIDQVNIYEATKLAMKEAISQLEPQPEHLLIDAMKLDLPISQTSIIKGDANSLSIAAASIIAKVTRDKIMANYDEEFPGYDFAQNAGYGTAKHLVGIEKHGVTPIHRTSFEPIKTIVSETSKR
- the ylqF gene encoding ribosome biogenesis GTPase YlqF, with the translated sequence MATIQWFPGHMSKARRQVQENLKFVDFVTVLVDARLPLSSQNPMLTKIIGDKPRLLILNKADLADPVLTKEWRQHFESQGIQTLAINSKEQITVKVVTDAAKKLMADKIARQKERGIQIETLRTMIIGIPNAGKSTLMNRLAGKKIAVVGNKPGVTKGQQWLKTNKDLEILDTPGILWPKFEDETVALKLALTGAIKDQLLPMDEVTIFGLNYFKTHYPEKLQERFKQMNLDDEAPEIIMDMTRILGFRDDYDRFYNLFVKEVRDGKLGNYTLDTLDDLNGND
- the pta gene encoding phosphate acetyltransferase, which gives rise to MEVFESLKANLVGKNARIVLPEGEEPRILQATKRLVKETEVIPVLLGNPDKIKIYLEIEGITEGYEVIDPEHYPQFEDMVASLVERRKGKMTEEEAREVLSNDVNYFGVMLVYMGLVDGMVSGAIHSTASTVRPALQIIKTRPNVSRTSGAFLMVRGTERYLFGDCAININPDADALAEIAINSAITAKMFGIEPKIAMLSYSTKGSGFGESVDKVVEATKIAHELRPDLEIDGELQFDAAFVPETAALKAPGSNVAGQANVFIFPGIEAGNIGYKMAERLGGFAAVGPVLQGLNKPVNDLSRGCNSDDVYKLTLITAAQAVHQ
- a CDS encoding RluA family pseudouridine synthase, whose product is MRFQFIADEHVKVKTFLKKHEVSKGLLAKIKFRGGDIRVNGHPQNATYLLDIGDEVVIDIPPEEGFETLEAIDYPLDILFEDDHFLIINKPSGVASIPSVNHSNTIANFIKGYYVKQNYENQQVHIVTRLDRDTSGLMLFAKHGYAHARLDKQLQRKAIEKRYYALVKGDGHLEPQEEIIAPIARDEDSIITRRVAKGGKYAHTSYQIVASYGNIHLVDIRLHTGRTHQIRVHFSHIGFPLLGDDLYGGSLDHGIERQALHCHYLSFYHPFLEEQLVLECPLPDDFETLITQLSNNNLS